A segment of the Colletotrichum destructivum chromosome 3, complete sequence genome:
TGCTTGCATGGCAGTGATCCTTCGTCTCGTGTCGTCCAACAGCTCTCCCAACGACACTTTGGCAGTCTCCCGTACAGGCCGGAGCGCTGCAGCAAGCGATGATTTGAGCTCGCCAGTACGTGTTTCCAAGTTGCTCGACAAGCCCGACATTATCTCGGTGATCTCGTAAGCGAGGTAGCAATCTGTGTTTAAGTGACCCTTGATATGGCTATTCAACTCTCGCAGGGTGCGGGCAagctcggccatggcggcctgGCATGTGGCCTGGAACAGAGGGCCCCAGTCCTCACGCGTGAAGATACTGCAGATGTTGTCGTACTCGGCAAGAAAGAGACCTTCCATGGCCTGCGCGTATGTGCCGATGCCGTTGGTGCCAGCGCGATAGATGGCGTCGGGATTCTTCTTCTTAGTCGTGTTAACGCTAGCGGCGGCCAGGTTGGCCAACGTAGACGAAAGGTAAGGGCCGCGTATTTCGGCGTAAATCTTAGCCGTCGATGAATCTTGAGGAGcagcgctgccgccgccgctctggCGATGATTGCCCGAGATGTACGAATTGACCAGGCCTAAGCGCGCAACCTTGTCTTGGGACAGAACTGGGAATGGCATGTCCTTCGTAATGTAATGGAGCGGCTCTACCGAGCGAGGCGTCTCTCCCCGGAGTAGTTTGTCGAAATGGCCCTCAAGTTGCGAGTTACCCGACTTAATCAAGCGGACTAGCTCTGCCATTGTCTGTTGGTTCGCTCGCAGGTTAGAGGCCTGcatgtcggcgagggccttggACAGTCGCTTGATCGAGGCCAGGTAGTTGGAAAGACCAGACTTGTCGGGGCCAGCTCGGATGATTTGTTCTTCGTCGTTCTTGCTATCGGCAGGTTGGCGAAGCCGCTCGATGGCTGCGAGAACGGCATCGATGTCTGCGAGAAAGGAGCCCAAAGTCAGTTCGactgaggaggggggggccaaGAAGGGGAACGTGTTCGGACGGACGTACTGTTGCCCAGGACCTGAAGCTTCTTGGTCTCTCCGCTCAAGGGACCAGCGACTTCGCGTACGCTCTTGCCGGTAGACTCTAACCTTCCCATGCATGCTTGGATCTTCTTAGTCAGTTGGGAGGTCTTCTCGAGCCTCGAGTTAAGCacatcgacctcggcgcgagcctcttcgtcggcggcatggcGACTATTTGCAGGTCCAACGGACATGGCGCACTTCTTCGTCTGCGGATGCAGCCCAAGGTAGCTGTGGTTGTGAAGACAGCGACAGGGGAGAGGTTGGAGACGGGGTAAGGGGATGTCAATGGCGTTTGATTGTTGGCCCAGTGGGGAGTAGTAAAGTgcggacgtcgccggcgtcgtaCTCCTTGCGGTcgtgacggcggcaagaTAGTCGTCGCAGCGTGGTATGGTCAGATCAGTAGGCGCGGATCAGGGTGAAGACTACATCATCTACAGTCCGCCGCAGGATCGATTCTCCAAAGGtggtgatgctgctgctgctgatgctgctgctgatgctgtgACGCAGGGACCTGGCACAGCGGGTAGCGAGGTTGGATGAACTGTGTTGGGGGCGGGTTGGGTTGCTTGCTTAGTGCACATACTCTTCCCATTTATACACCTACCTATACATCATGCATAAACCCCGCGGCTGGGTACTGCCTAATAGTTCACGTCCTTGTTCAGATCCACTTCTATTCTCATCCGTTTCAAGTCTACGTCTTCTCGACAGCTATGGTCCTGTCACAGGCACAGCACcaggaaaaagaagagcACATCTCGTCAAGCAATATCAAGTCTGCACACATTTTGTCTTCAAGAATGGGTCGGAATTGGCGACCCATCAACTGCTACACGTTCGTCTAGCCGTTCCCTGTTACGTGACACTGGCCAACACTTTTTACTCGTGCAGGGGCAGGCTTTGTATCACACTCTGGGGAGCAAGCAACAGTGATCATCATCCCAGTCATCTAAACTTATTCCAAGCCTGAGAAATACCCCTTGATCAGTCTTGTCACCGTCTCTGCAACATACTCGACATCGCGCTTCGTCACAGTATATGGCGGTGCCACGATAATGTGGTCGCCTAGTATACCGTCCACAGTACCTGCTCCGGGATACACCACAATGCCATAATCCTCCGTGCGTCCGAGATCGCTGATTCCCGTTGCAACATGTGCCTCTTGTGGCCACGGCTCTTTCGTGTCCCTGTTCCGCACAAACTCGATGCCCCAGAAGAGCCCTTTGCCACGAATGTCCCCGACGTAAGGCTCGTCTTGGAGGCCCTTTCTCAGAAGCTCCGATAGCACTTGGCCCATGGTCCGCACgttgccgaggaggccgtcttcttggaTGATTTGCTGTACTGCGAGTGCTGCTGCACATGCAACAGGATGACCTTGATACGTGTGTCCGTGAACAAAACACCTAGCCCAGCATGAGTCAACCTTTTCGCCGCTGCGTCGTTGCTACAGGTCATCTGAACACTCACCTGGAGCCCTTCTCCAATGCCTCGCTTACCTTTCTGTTGATGAGAACGCCTGCGATCGGCTGATACCCCCCACCTAGGCCCTTGCCGATGGTTTGGATGTCGGGCACCACATCTTCGTCTTCCCATGCGTGGAGAGTTCCCAACCGGCCCATGCCACTCATGACCTCGTCCATGATGAGGAGCGCTCCGTACTGATCACAAACCGCCTTCATTTCCCGGAAGTAGCCAGGGAGGGATGGAACGCATCCCAAAGCCTGCGCGAACATGTCAGTCAGTCGGCCCATCCAGGGACGCTGCCGCTTCACGCCTCTTCAACGAATTGACTTACAGCTCCAACAACCGGCTCTGCCACAAATGCGCAGACCTTTTCTGGACCCACCCGAACGAACtcatcctcgagctcctgggcGAGTCTTGCAACATAGGACCTGTCCGACTCGCCTGGCGTCTTGTCCCTGTAACTATAGCACGGTGAAACGTGGGAAACAATGTTGTTGATTAACATCGGCGTGAAGTTGGCTCGACGAGTCACATGACCTCCCATTGACAGTGCGCCCAAGGTTGTTCCATGATATGACCGCTCTCGCGCGATGAAGAGATGCCTGTGTGGTTCGGCAGCTTCCTTTTCCAGATAATATTGCCTCGCCAGTTTCATAGCTGCCTCCATAGCTTCGGACCCTAGAACACGTCAGCAACGAGCCAGAGGGCTGTTTCTATCAAAGTAGTGGACACGTACGTACCACTGCTGACTAGGTAGGCTCGTGACATGTGGCCGTGACTTGAGTCGACGAGAAACTGGCACAGTTGTTCGCATACAGGCGTCGTGAAGAATGTCGAAGGACTGTATGCGATGCCGTCTAGCTGTCGCATCACGGCCTCTGCGACTCTCTTGtctccatggccgaggcACGCCACTGCAGCGCCTCCCGAGGCATCGAATATCTTCCTGCCGCCTTCCAATATATAGAAATGGCCTTCGCCACCAATTATGCGGGCGAAGTGGCTCCGTAGATCACGGTGAAGCACAGCGGATTGACTAGCATCAATAATAAGTGCCGCGGCATCGAGAGACTGGAAAACCATCTTTGGGCAACATGCAATTCACGCCAAAACCTGTAATAAGCGGGAAACAATAGAGGCGAGTTGTTAAGCAAAACATGCAAAGAGTATGCAAAGGGGACGCAGAGAGGCAAAGCCGGCCTAGCGTTTTTGCGGACGCCAGCAGATAGATGTCGGTGGCATGGCGCAATGGCAGATTTATAGCTGTCTTCATACGTCAGTTCTGATAATACCCAGACCAGACCTTTTATGGACGACTAGGATGAATTGGCGCATCCTGCCTCGGGTATGGAGAGAAGGGTGTGTtcaaggggagggaggagaatAGAGTTCAGAGAAAGTAAGCGATGTCGCTCGGAGAACCACGCCAAAGCCGACAGCCCCAGCGAATTCGCGATTGCTCCAAGTAAGCTGGAATCCACCGGGCCGCGCCAAAGTGAGAAAAGGTAGCCGTTGGCTCTCGTGCAGCGGAGAGCTCCTCCCACATGGATTAAACCTTGATTAGCTTGTAACATGCAGCGACATCGCTTCAACCAGCTTATGGAAGCATCGGCTCGGTGCATATATATACATGCTGGCGGACGGCACTGAAGAACTGGCTCTTATTTGCGGAATTTGTCTTCCTAGAAAAGAAAAATCCGTATGAGTAGATTGAGACGGTTCATTAATCAAGTGGTGCGGCGGCCCACTGGACGTCGTCCATGGGACCTTTCCAACACAATGGCACGTTATTCGCAGCACCCGCTTATTTCCTGTCAGGTAGCAACGCAGCAACACTATACACACGAAGTGTGACGGAACGAACTGGAGGATAGGTTTAGATTCCTCGAGAGGAACGACGTGACAGAGACCAAGGCGACAAGAAGCAGTGTGTCCAAGGCTGTACTTGGGGCCAAATGGTAGTAAGGACTACGACAAGTAAGAGACAGAACAACAGGTTGTCCGTACGAGGATGGAAGACGGGGCGATGCACGAATGATGTGAAAGTAGCTGCCAGGAGGAAAGTCCATTTGTCACTGCGATTGAAAGTTGTGGGGTGGGAGACGGGACGGGGTCAAGTTCGTCTCGTCTCATGCATCCATCGGACGCCCAGATGTCTACAGTGCAAAGAGACGTTTGTTTGCCTGCTACCTAGCCACACCCCTGGCCCTGTCCAACTACCAGCCACGAGGtaagtaggtacctaggtatgaTCGCCAGCCAcaaaaggggggggcgggCTTATCACATCACTTAACGCGTGTCGTATCCCACTGCGCGTCGAGTCGCGTTTTGGTATGTAATTTGTCCCCTCCATTTTTTCTCCCCGGTAACCGAACCGACCTGGCGCATCTGCACACTCTTCGCGGTGGACCGGTCTCCTGCGcacttccccctccctcctgaCCTATGTAATACTCTCCATCCCACTTCCATCTGGAATTCCTATCCTATCTTATGCCGCGGCTTTTTGTAGCCAATTTTCTGCCTCTGATACCCTTTCTTTAATCGCGCTCTCTTTTCGTCTCTACTCCAATCCCCGCGCCGAGTTCTGGAACCCGTCATGGACTCTTTTATGCTGCAAGACGCAGCCGCCTTGGACCGCGTGCGCGCAGCCCAAGAGTTTCTCGATCCTCGTATGTTGCTCCGGCCTGCTAGAAACCGCCATCTTTTATCCTCTCTATCACTCGTCGTCGTATGCGCATGCTGACCACAACCCTATCAACAGAGAACGATTCGCAAGGACGCAGTTATAGGTCAGCCATCATCTTGATGCTGCAGAAGAACCAGAGGAGACTCGTCGTCAATCTCGATCAACTCCGCGCTCATAGCCCTGAACTCGCCTCTGGAATCCTCGAGGACCCTTTCGACTACAGCCTTGCCTTCAATCATGCTCTCAAGCAAATCGTGAAGACCTTGCCCCAGTCTGGCGACGCCGAAAAATTGAACGATGTGTCGTATTACTGCGCCTGGGCCGGTAGCTTTGGCATGAATGCCTGCAACCCTCGCACCCTGTCCTCGCAGCACCTGAACAGCATGGTGTCTCTCGAAGGCATCGTCACAAGATGCTCTTTGATTCGGCCCAAGGTCGTGAAGAGCGTACACTACAACGAGACCAAGGACATCTTCCACTTCCGCGAATACCAGGACCAGACCATGACCAACGGAGTCACCACGTCGAGCGCGTACCcccaggaggacgacgaaggaAACCCCCTCACTACAGAGTACGGCTTTAGCACCTACAGAGACCATCAAACTGTGTCCATTCAGGAGATGCCCGAACGTGCCCCTGCCGGTCAGTTACCTCGCGGCGTGGATGTAATACTCGACGATGACCTTGTGGACAAGGTCAAGCCCGGCGATCGCGTTCAGCTTGTCGGCATTTACAGGACCCTCGGAAACAGAAACACCAACCACAACAGTGCGCTGTTCAAGACGGTCATCATTGCCAATCACATTATTCTTCTTTCTTCGAAGTCTGGGGGAGGTGTCGCGACGGCCACCATCACTGATACCGACATTCGAAATATCAACAAGGTtgcaaagaagaagaatctTCTCGACTTGTTGTCCCAGTCACTCGCACCGAGTATCTATGGCCATGCTTACATCAAAAAGGCGATCCTCTTGATGCTCCTCGGTGGCATGGAGAAGAACCTCGAGAACGGTACACATTTGAGAGGTGACATTAACATCCTTATGGTGGGCGACCCATCCACGGCCAAATCTCAGCTTCTCCGATTCGTCCTCAATACGGCACCGCTCGCAATCGCCACCACCGGTCGCGGCTCGTCTGGCGTTGGTCTTACTGCTGCTGTGACTTCAGACAAGGAgactggagagagaagactTGAGGCGGGAGCCATGGTCATGGCTGATCGTGGTGTAGTTTGCATCGACGAGTTCGACAAGATGTCTGACATTGACCGAGTTGCCATCCACGAAGTTATGGAACAGCAAACTGTCACCATTGCCAAGGCGGGTATACACACATCGCTAAACGCCAGATGCAgcgttgtcgccgccgccaatccCATCTTCGGGCAATACGACACCCATAAAGACCCGCACAAGAACATTGCCCTGCCGGACTCTCTCTTGTCTCGTTTCGATCTTCTGTTTGTTGTCACTGACGACATCGAAGATACGAGAGATCGACAGGTCTCGGAGCACGTTCTGCGGATGCACCGTTACCGTCAACCGGGCACCGAGGAAGGGGCACCTGTGCGCGAGAATGCCGGTCAAGCCCTTGGCGTCGCACTCAACAACCAGACCGATAGTCAACGACTCACTGACGTTTACGAGAAGTTCGACGCGATGCTCCATGCCGGCGTCACATTGACATCTGGCCGGGGCGCGAACAAGAAGCCCGAGGTCCTCAGCATACCTTTCATGAAGAAATACATCCAGTACGCTAAAACGAGAATTCGCCCGGTCCTGACTCAAGCCGCATCAGACCGTATCGCGGATATCTACGTTGGTCTACGAAACGATGAGATGGAAGGTAACCAACGCCGAACCAGTCCTTTGACTGTTCGTACCTTGGAGACTTTGATTCGTTTGGCTACCGCTCATGCCAAGTCCCGACTTTCCAACAGAGTTGAAGAACGTGATGCGCTTGCGGCCGAGGGAATCCTCCGATTCGCCTTGTTCAAAGAagtggtcgaggacgagtcAAGAAAGAAGCGAAGAAAGACACAGACCACCGATTTCGCCTCATCAAGCGAGGAAAGCTCGTCTGAGGACGATGGCAACGATGGCAATGCCAGAAGCTCAGCTGCCCGAACACCAGCCTCGCGACCCACGCGGTCGACAAGAGGTGTTGCACGCCCTCGGGCCACTGTTGGCAATCGGAGCGATGCCGCCAACGGAGATGCCCAGAACAGTGATGCAGAATCGCCGGCACGGCCCAacgcagaagaagacgaagacatTTATGATGCCACTCCCCGGAGATCTCAACGCCGTGGTGGCGCTACTTCCTCGAGTGCGGCACCGCATACACAGACatcttttgcttcttctgTGCCCGCTTCCCAGTTGCCTTCACAATCGCAGGAGGATGCAGAGAATGACGATGAGCTGGCGTCGGAGGCGGCTGGCCTTGCTATTACAAACGAACCTATCAGCCCCCAGCGACTGGCAGCTTTCAAGACCGCTCTCGGCCAACTACTCAATTCGGCCTTGTTCGACGACGATTCGGCCAACGTTGATTCTGTTCTTGAAGCCGTCAACAAAAAGCTGCAGCCTAGCAGCAGTGGCGCCTTTAGCAAAGAGGAAGCTGTCAAAGCTCTTAAGAAGATGGATGAAGCTAACCAGATTATGTACGCTCCCCTGACCAATCCTTTTCTCATAGCGTATTGACTTGTGGATGCTCGTAACTAACCGGGAAACAGGTACACTGATGGCGAGCTTGTCTACAAGATTTAAGCCTCTGTGGCATGCTGGACTGGCTACTCAAGGATAAAGATAGGCGTTAGGCTTATGGTAGGAAGGCGGCGTCTGAAGGGGTGTTTGAGTAATGACAGGTAGAGTAATGACTAGAAGGGAGGGTCTTGTCGTCGCAGCTTTGGCAACATGAATGGCACAAACGTCGGTGTTCGGTGTCAAACATTTTACTTCACTTCTCTGTCCGCGAGTAATGGCGCCATGGAGACAGAGTTTGGTCATGTACCGGGCCTTATTTTCTCTAGAAGCGACTCTTGAATTCGGCAAGTCTGTCTTCTACCTGGACGCCGTTCCACGTCTCCATGCCGTTCTCGTCCTGGTCCAACTTGGGCATACCTACTTGCTCAATAGCAAAGCTGGCAGCGACACTACCCCATGTTgcagcctcctcgacgcccttaCCCCTGGCgagcgcgacggcgaggccgcccaAGAAGGTGTTGCCACCACCAGTTGGGTCGACCACCCTGGCGGGGTCGGTGTGGACAGCAGGTATCCATTGCCCGACGCCGGAATCtatctcgacctcctcgcgaacaacaaggccatcgccatcctGGAGCAGACCGGCAAAGAGTGCTTCAATATCAGTGTCCGGCTGAAGGCCGCCTCTGGCATACTCCTTCTTGCGACGCTTCGGGCCGGCATCATCCCGTGTGTTGGATTGTCGCTTGCGACCGCCGTTTCGGGCGACATAACAGCCCTTTGCACCGGCGCGGATGACGAGCGTGAACGATGAAAGAGGCATGCTGGCGAGGAGTTGCTCGCAAGCCCTTTCAATGGCTACCTTGGAGATATCGCCGGTCTCCGGGTCCAAGCCATCATCGCCCATGAAACCGGCCAGCTCCGAGTGGTTCGGGCTACAGATATCGACGAGGGGTAGGGTATTGGTGCAGTTGAGGAGCTCGTCAGGCGTACAAAGATCTGGCACGGGCTCCCATATGAATATGGGCTTGGTGTACACATCAGGTGGACACACGCGCTTGCGAGACGAGGTAATCTCTGCGACCAGGTCTCTGCATCTGGCCGGTGAGCAGATGAGGTGGAAGGACCTGGACAGAAGTAGATGGGGTGTCAAATCGCCAGCCGCGAGGCGTTTCTTAGGGGTGGTGTATCTGAAGGCACGCTTTTCGGCGCTTTCATAACCGTTCCAACCACGAGTGGTTAGGCGCTCAGGGTCGTCACGGAGCACGACGGATGTTCCCCAGCTGCTAATCAGGTCGGTCAAGGACAACGGGAAGTCGGAGCCCATGTCGACAATCCAGCCCACAGATGAGGCattgggaggcggcgagaagagaCGTGCTCCTAGAGCACCGTATGatccggcgccgccaaggatATTATAAACTGACGGCGTAGGCGGCAAGAAGTGTATCTCATCTGCATTTTCCATTAGAGACTGAGAGACTTGTGTGCTGATGTATTTGAATTGAAGGGATGCTGCGTCGATGTTTGGGGCGTAGGGCTTTACTCACCAATTATGAACATGCCCAGCGTCACAAAGTCAATGGGAGGCAGCGCAGCAAACTCTTCCTTGGTGAGACGTTGCTCTGGCGGCGCTTGTGAatcgacgtcggccatggcggcaactCGGCCACCACCAAATTCCAGTACGTGGATGGTacagagtgagtgagtgatgagggaaggagaaggatttgcttgttgctgctgggccgATGCGGTGTACTATTGGAGTGTATATATTTTAAATACAGTCCGAACAAGATAATATCGAAGTCGAGACGCTGCAGGCGGTAAGGTGGTTTCGGCTGTGGAAACTTGTGAGCAAATGGTTTTGTGTAGGTGATATTCGAACATTGGCCACGTTCAGTTGGGTGAATGCCCATGCATATGCACGGCTGAGCGAGTGTTCTCGCTCTTGCAGGCCACCTTTTTAGATAGGCAGATGGGTAGGCAGGTACCCGTGTGAGAGGTGACGCGAGGTGAGATAAGACGGGGACAAACACGATCAATTGTGCAATACAGTGAGTGGGGCGAAAGAAACGAGTTTCCGAGAATGAGGATTGAGAAAGCGCAACTCAAGAATGAAAATGACAATCGACCGATAAGGAGCGCTTGAATTCCACGATAACCCTCTTGGGAAAGTTGGGCATGGACGCCGCTAGGGGCCAGTTTGGGATTTGGGCAGCATAAGACTGTAATGAAAAACGACAGGCAAGTAAGCACAATATACAAAAGGCTTTGGACTTGTCTCGTCTCCCTTTATTAAGCTTGAGTCGGGTACAACAAATCTCAGGGTCAATGAAAAGGACCATCCCTCCGTTCTCAGCAGAGCTATGTACCAATATGAGAAAGGTCCTACAATATacgcccctcctccccacAGTCGAGATCCTTAACTCGGACAAGTTGTATTCTGCAAGCGACTTCAATGTTTTGCAGATCTGGTTTGACAGATCGCTCACTTTGTAGGAGTAAAGCTCGCAGAAGGGGCGAGCGATGCACCGTTGGACTGATGGTGCCTACCTAGGCATCCAAGGGAAGGGTTTAGTGTGTCTAAGTACTTTTAATAGTTGCCTTGGGTGTGTCCTTGGCGTGCATGATAGGTGCCTAGTTGACGTTTGTCAGTAATGTCGTCAGCATGTCCGTAATAGTGGGCGATTGTTATGAACTCTCGTGAGTGAGCTGTGTTGCAAGTGCCAGGCTTCTGCAGACCTACTGGCCCCACCgaagctcgaggtcgagacgtGCGTGGCTTCACCTGCCAGGTAAGTAGGTACGTGCCCCACCTGTAGTCTGGCATGACATTAGATGCTTGCGATATTACCCATCCAAAACACATATCTACCTatcatcctcctctttcccGTCTACAAACATCCTCAGTGCCGCCGGCTCCATTCTGGTCCTTGAAAGTCACGCTTTCTTCCACCTCGGTGGCTCCGCAGCAGCTGAAACTTACCCTTACTCCAATCGACCCATCCGGCGACGGACCATCACTACTGCTTGTGCTGAGCTGTCATTGTCCTAACATTTCTTAATCAGTCTTGGCCGCATAGAATTCCTATCGCGCTACGAAAAAGAAGACAAAAGTGCCAGCCTTACTCGCCACACCTCACCATCGAGTCTCGTCTCCTGTCCCCAGACGCTCTTCGTCACACCACCTCTATCGCTCATCGTAGCCCCCGGGCCATTGCCGACCTCTGTCCCTTTTTGGCGACGCTAGTCACATCGCGAGAAGCCAAGGCTTCTCCTTTCCTTCCACCATGGCAACCAACAATATGCATAATCTCACGACCCTCATCAAGCGGTACGCTTGCCACGTCCTCCATTAGCCAGAAACTTCTCCCTTCCACGTTTGGGTAGAGGATACGGCGAGCCCCACATCGTTCCTGCTTTCGTTCACGGCAATTTGTTCGCACATCAGTAGCTAACCTCGCAACAAGACTCGAAGCTGCCACAGCTAGACTCGAAGATATTGCTACATCGACCATCGAGCTCCCTCAAGCCGTCCCATCCCTCAATCAGTCTGTCGAATCGGCGCCTTCCGCCCCCAATGCCAcgaccccccctcccccgccgccgcaagcagccgccgcgccgcaAGCACCCCCTGAGCCGGTCCCTGAGTCCGTCGAGGAGTTTGACCAGTTCATAGCCACCTCGGTCGACAAATACGTCTACATAAGCAAGCAACTGGGTGGCCTCATTGCCGACCAGGTCAGTTTGCGTCTACTTCTAGAGATGAGCTTCGACTCCAATCTGACACAAATCTAAACCACAGGCTGCCAAAGTCTTGCAAGGTTTTCAAGCCCAGCGCAACTTCCTgctcatcaccaccaagg
Coding sequences within it:
- a CDS encoding Putative mini-chromosome maintenance protein; this translates as MDSFMLQDAAALDRVRAAQEFLDPQNDSQGRSYRSAIILMLQKNQRRLVVNLDQLRAHSPELASGILEDPFDYSLAFNHALKQIVKTLPQSGDAEKLNDVSYYCAWAGSFGMNACNPRTLSSQHLNSMVSLEGIVTRCSLIRPKVVKSVHYNETKDIFHFREYQDQTMTNGVTTSSAYPQEDDEGNPLTTEYGFSTYRDHQTVSIQEMPERAPAGQLPRGVDVILDDDLVDKVKPGDRVQLVGIYRTLGNRNTNHNSALFKTVIIANHIILLSSKSGGGVATATITDTDIRNINKVAKKKNLLDLLSQSLAPSIYGHAYIKKAILLMLLGGMEKNLENGTHLRGDINILMVGDPSTAKSQLLRFVLNTAPLAIATTGRGSSGVGLTAAVTSDKETGERRLEAGAMVMADRGVVCIDEFDKMSDIDRVAIHEVMEQQTVTIAKAGIHTSLNARCSVVAAANPIFGQYDTHKDPHKNIALPDSLLSRFDLLFVVTDDIEDTRDRQVSEHVLRMHRYRQPGTEEGAPVRENAGQALGVALNNQTDSQRLTDVYEKFDAMLHAGVTLTSGRGANKKPEVLSIPFMKKYIQYAKTRIRPVLTQAASDRIADIYVGLRNDEMEGNQRRTSPLTVRTLETLIRLATAHAKSRLSNRVEERDALAAEGILRFALFKEVVEDESRKKRRKTQTTDFASSSEESSSEDDGNDGNARSSAARTPASRPTRSTRGVARPRATVGNRSDAANGDAQNSDAESPARPNAEEDEDIYDATPRRSQRRGGATSSSAAPHTQTSFASSVPASQLPSQSQEDAENDDELASEAAGLAITNEPISPQRLAAFKTALGQLLNSALFDDDSANVDSVLEAVNKKLQPSSSGAFSKEEAVKALKKMDEANQIMYTDGELVYKI
- a CDS encoding Putative aminotransferase class-III, pyridoxal phosphate-dependent transferase, major → MVFQSLDAAALIIDASQSAVLHRDLRSHFARIIGGEGHFYILEGGRKIFDASGGAAVACLGHGDKRVAEAVMRQLDGIAYSPSTFFTTPVCEQLCQFLVDSSHGHMSRAYLVSSGSEAMEAAMKLARQYYLEKEAAEPHRHLFIARERSYHGTTLGALSMGGHVTRRANFTPMLINNIVSHVSPCYSYRDKTPGESDRSYVARLAQELEDEFVRVGPEKVCAFVAEPVVGAALGCVPSLPGYFREMKAVCDQYGALLIMDEVMSGMGRLGTLHAWEDEDVVPDIQTIGKGLGGGYQPIAGVLINRKVSEALEKGSRCFVHGHTYQGHPVACAAALAVQQIIQEDGLLGNVRTMGQVLSELLRKGLQDEPYVGDIRGKGLFWGIEFVRNRDTKEPWPQEAHVATGISDLGRTEDYGIVVYPGAGTVDGILGDHIIVAPPYTVTKRDVEYVAETVTRLIKGYFSGLE
- a CDS encoding Putative carbohydrate kinase PfkB, ribokinase, whose protein sequence is MFIIDEIHFLPPTPSVYNILGGAGSYGALGARLFSPPPNASSVGWIVDMGSDFPLSLTDLISSWGTSVVLRDDPERLTTRGWNGYESAEKRAFRYTTPKKRLAAGDLTPHLLLSRSFHLICSPARCRDLVAEITSSRKRVCPPDVYTKPIFIWEPVPDLCTPDELLNCTNTLPLVDICSPNHSELAGFMGDDGLDPETGDISKVAIERACEQLLASMPLSSFTLVIRAGAKGCYVARNGGRKRQSNTRDDAGPKRRKKEYARGGLQPDTDIEALFAGLLQDGDGLVVREEVEIDSGVGQWIPAVHTDPARVVDPTGGGNTFLGGLAVALARGKGVEEAATWGSVAASFAIEQVGMPKLDQDENGMETWNGVQVEDRLAEFKSRF
- a CDS encoding Putative exocyst complex component Exo70, cullin repeat-like-containing domain superfamily, encoding MSVGPANSRHAADEEARAEVDVLNSRLEKTSQLTKKIQACMGRLESTGKSVREVAGPLSGETKKLQVLGNNIDAVLAAIERLRQPADSKNDEEQIIRAGPDKSGLSNYLASIKRLSKALADMQASNLRANQQTMAELVRLIKSGNSQLEGHFDKLLRGETPRSVEPLHYITKDMPFPVLSQDKVARLGLVNSYISGNHRQSGGGSAAPQDSSTAKIYAEIRGPYLSSTLANLAAASVNTTKKKNPDAIYRAGTNGIGTYAQAMEGLFLAEYDNICSIFTREDWGPLFQATCQAAMAELARTLRELNSHIKGHLNTDCYLAYEITEIMSGLSSNLETRTGELKSSLAAALRPVRETAKVSLGELLDDTRRRITAMQALPQDGAPIPIVSETMQRLQTMVEFLRPISSIMFSLGDGGWKTNAATDGRSTDAIPSLASFDIGADGKEIFSHYCSDTVDMLMTSLDQKARLVLKGGRAVIGVFLANSVVIIERMIRDSDLAPLLEGRMGMLDQWRKKATGMYTMDCKEVSTHLFDVIHTSKQRPTSGQADSASILKGLSSRDKDNIKGKFQAFNASFDEMVSRHKTYNMEREVRQIFARDIQQMLEPLYNRFWDRYHEVDKGKGKHVKYDKAGIAAVFATLY